A stretch of DNA from Lotus japonicus ecotype B-129 chromosome 4, LjGifu_v1.2:
TAGTAAAAATTTAGTGACCCATTTATCATGCATTCAAACTTATGCAACAGTCAATATATTAAAGTTCACGCTTTTTAATCAATTAAACTTTCCAGCATGGTAGTAAATAACTAAATATAGTCAATCAATCACCAAAGTGATGAGTAGAAAATCTGCCAACAAATAGAACAAGAATGTTGAAGAAAGAAGCAATTCAACAACAACCCGCTCCTTTTATTCTCCCAAAGAGGCTACACACCAACTCCACCATCAAAAGTAGAAGCAACATTCAACAAAACTTATAAAATTATGTATACCGGAATCAATCTATTTTTGTCTCAAAATCAATCATAGAACTTCAAAATTATTAACATAACCATCTCTTCAAAATTAACTGAGTTTAAATTGTAGAAAGATGACAGACTGTCAATCattcacaaaaaataaaaaaggtaaCTTCAATTCAGTAATTTCGGCTTACCATGAATTTTCACCGTATATcaaacatatatataaatataagtgGGAATATGTGTTTGGAATTTGTGGGGTCCCATTAGGAGGCCGAAAGAAAAACAGTGTGAACAAAGGAGCGTGTTAAGACTAAAGAAAACCAAAAAGCAAAGGAAGCCGCGCGATGACAGAAAAGAGAATTTCATttcattcatcatcatcaaaaaggaaAAGGCAAAAGAATCTTTGGTGGCTCCTATGCTTCTATCATCTGTATAAAGAAACCTTCACTGTGATCATATCCAACTACAAAATACACACACATTTACATTCTGTTTTGTTTCCCTTCTCTGCATCATCAAAGTACAAACAGaatagaagaatattatctcatcACTATCATTGTCATTGCAAAATGCTGATAAGAAGCTCCATTTCCAACACCAAGAAGCTCCTGCAAAAGACTCTGCAGAATTTCATGTCACTCTTCTGTCAAGGTTACCAAAAGCTTCCCAAAACACCTCCACACAATCACTTCTCGTGTTCTGTGGCTGCAACTACTGTCATGAACATGGAGTTGGAGAAGTTCTACAGTGACTTCACTGAGCAATGGGATTCAGAAATAGAGAAAACAAGGAGAAGAACTAAGAAGAAAGCTGCATTGCCAACTCCACTAGCAAAGCAAGAAGAAAACAAGGTAGATAATCATGAAAGCTTCATAAGCTTGAACAGAACAAGCCCTGCAAAACAGAGGAATGAAATGGAGAAAATAGAGGAATGTGATGATCAAGAGAATAAAAGGAGCTTAACCCATCAAAGGGGAAAACAGAAACATTCAACCTTCAATTCTAAGATGGAGGAGAAACTGAGAGAGTTGGAGAATTTGGACATGAGCAATGTGGACTATGTGCTAGACATTGAAGAGGTCCTTCATTACTATTCTCGACTCACTTGCCCAATATATCTTGAAATTGTGGATAAATTCTTCATGGAAATGTACTCAGAGTTCTTAAGTGGTCCTGTGAGGCCTGTTACACCTTCTAGTGTCAACTCTAAGATGAAGCTGAGATCAGTGAAGTCTTAGACTCTGCCTTTGTTCTGTTTGGTGTTTCTACAAATGTGAAATTGCTTTGTTCAAGTATTTCGTTGATCAATGGAATAAATAGGCCTGCACTTAGATATCAAAGTCTAGattacattttatttaaaaattgataCGTTTCGGAAAATGAATGAATGTTTTTGAGCTTCTTTTTGTGGATGGTGCTGGCTGGGGTATGAAAAAATTTCGGTAGTATTCATTGAATTATTGAAAGCTTTAATCAGCTCAATATGCGGAAGTAAATGGAAGAAAGCATTTGAATCCCTCAAGGAAAGGCTAATTATAAATTTGGAAGGTTTTTGCATGTAGAGGtgtagcatttttttttttctttgatgcaGAGGTGTAGCATTCTTTAGGTATTATGTCATGTACACAAGTAGCGTATCAACTAATGAAATTAATCAAATTATGTGatatcatattaattaaaaaatacatcATTTTGGAATAAAGGATTGATAGGGATAGGTATTAtatgtccaaaaaaaaaaactaccaatTATCATTCGGAATTAGTCACTAGGTTTCTTTTCATTATGAGCCAATCCTTTAAGACTTGAAATTGGTTCACTACTTCACTGCAATGAGACTTGAAAGTAATCATAAAATTGGGTACAATTGCTTTTCACACTTTTTTCTATTTACAtcctaataaatatttttaatttttattttcaaacatAAGAtgtataaatagtaaaaatgaGTGTGCAAAATGTAATCTGAGTCTATCCTTTTACTATGATGTACACAAGGCCTAACATGACCTTTTTATTCCGACTCACATATTGTGTTTTTGTCATGTCATCTGTTTCTCAAGCCCATGTTATTCTATTGTATTCTCAATAATGAAAGCCTtccttcaaaaaaataaaaataaacaatggAAGTCTGTTTTGTTGTGGCAACCTTCATGCCAAAATCATAAACACACTTGCAGCCTACTTTCCACTTGCACGGGCCAACATTAACGCATGTGCTTTGGGCACATCACATGATTTAATTTTGAcagtgaccaaaaaaaaaaatttaattttgaccAAAAATGTGTACAAAAAATATTAACGAATAAATGGAATCAATGATAGACTTAAGCATTgtccaaagaaaagaaaaaacaaatgatAAAGGCTTTTGACTTACATTTACATTCACTTTTATATTAGTCTTTCGTTAAATTAGTCCATGAGTTTGTAAtcgagtttgattttaatccTTTTGAGAAAAATTTACGTTTAGTGACGGTCAAAAACCACCAATAATTGTAAAAATGATCGCCACTAAACATCATTTtttagagggactaaaattaaactcACTCACAAACTCAGAAACTAATTTGACAATTAACCCTATTTAGtaatgtacccaaaaaaattcACTGGTGACTGAAAtaaatactaaaaaattaaaaaacacgtTTGGGGGAGGGGATTAGtctaagaataaaaaaaaactatataaaatacaaatagttgataaaaaaaaatcttggaAGGGTCGTGGCCCCGtcaattattttcttttctattaTATCTCTTTCTGAATGTGTATATTTGAGGtgtgatttaatttttattgatcGCACATCATGCTATTCTTTATCCTCACTAATGCTTTGACGACTCGTCATCCCATGCTCATGCAATCCAATCTCAACATAATGCTCATGCAATCCAATCTCAACATAGATAAGAATGGAAATTGCTTATAAAGAAAGATAAGAATGGAAATATGTGAGATCATTCGCAAGGCCTATAGCGTAGCCTACATCAATCATAGACCAGGACGAACCATATTAGTAAGGCTAGGctcaaattatttaaaaagtttttgaagtttaacaAACAGacctatttaagtaaatatgattatataagtttaattttcttattattattattattaaattattttattataatattttaaaacatatttataGATTTAAATATGTTCGACCTATCTTAAAACATATTTAGAAATAAATCTATAACCTACTCAAATACCTCAGTACTGCACTAGAAAAATACCTCACTACTGGGTATTATTTTGAATTAACTTCCAGCCTTTTAGGTTTtaaattataagctaacattgagaccTATGTGGTATCACTAAATATAAGTTAACTttgcaaaagttaatttttttttccatatttgtcattgcatttattggtttttcaatttcaaaattttaaaattgaaactcACTTTTACTCTCTTTCTTTCTAGTACTACCCACTTTAGGGCTAAATATAGAAGATtgtatcattttttaaaaaatcaattcatcaattaaggtttttttaataaacgtgatttttacaactttaactTATAATTAGAGACAGAATGAGTAGTTTTTTTATTATGGAACAAACTTTAAATAGACTAATATGTCACATTAGGCTTTTAAGAAAGTCATATTAGACTTAGAATTAAGTTTATGATTAGATAACACATCTAACCCAAACCTTGATTTGTTTAAACAAACCGGACCTATTTTTGCAAAAATCAACTCAACCTAATCTCTATTTCCACCTATGTGCAAATATCTCTATCTAGGACCGCATGTTATCATTGGTTTTGAAGTTTTCGACATAATTTTGCTGTTATAACTCATGCCTActaacaaaaataaagtaaacaaTATCCTAGATTTGGAATAATGCTGTTTTAGGGTCTAGTATCACTTTGAGGATCAACAACAATAATTCTTGTGTCTTAGTTCCTTGAGCCACCGGACCTCTATCCCAAAATTGAAGCTATCATTTTATGTCACATCCATGACAGTTACCTTACCTCCCAAAACTTCTCATCCTTAGAGTTTGTCACACTTCAATCTGTAAGTTATGATTCACAAATCACTGCTATTACATAAACTTCTTTGTAAGTCCTCCTTACCTTTTTTTTCTAAACTTTTTAAATCCACATTTTCTGTGTGCGTTAAAAACTAATTGTATGTTTATATCCGCTTATGtttcaattaaatttaaatttcagTGTGTTTACcgtgatatttggtaaacaaacatcttCCAAATTCGattggaaaaagtttaagagttttgcgaattaagggttcttttgggaaaacgtcttgccaaagcgcGTGTGAAATCGGGTTTTTCAACAACCGTGTGTCAAAGGATAAAAGGAAATAAAGATTCGAAAGCAAAACGCAAGACAATCAAAAGTGCTTGAAGATAAAATTCACTAATTAAAAAGCTTTACATCAATCCAAACCCATAAAATCGACAGTAAATCTAACAAAGGCAACAATGGCAACAAATTCGAAACTATCTAAGTGCAGGAATCGTAAACGACTGGCTtggcaacatactcctccatgatcacgttaggctcgttgagtctctttgatgcggacatgagaGCTTTGTAGTGATTTTTAGagctgagttgggaaccctttttctgaattagattctcctatttatagagctccatgTCCCGCGTGTCCCTGGCGGTTTTCTTCCTTACTGGATGGGTTAGTGAGTCTGattccccacgatctgatgTTTGCCCCGGAAGTTCCATGCGTAGTGGTGAGGGTAGTGTTCTTCAACTGCTTCTTGGCCACGTAACTAGCCATCGTGGTGAGAAACACATGCTCTCCTAACTGACTCAGTCAATGTTGCATGTGTTAAATATGCCCGTGTTTGTAGCAACGGTTACAAGTGTCCCTTTGTCGAATTCTGCTACCCATTTAACTTGGCGTTTTTTCTTAATTCTCTTGGTCCATTTTTCGACCGCCCCATGCGTTTTGGACCAAATATTTTGGGCCAATACAGTGTTATTTACATAAGATTTTccacaaaattaattttacccTTAGAACAATTATAAAAACGATATAAACATGACTATGAGAAATGCTTAGAGATCGAGAAAATAAAACCAATACAAGTGTCTTCATGAGTATGGAGTCGGCAGCAAATTATAAGGGCTTAGCTTATGGTTGAATGATATTTTTATGAACTAGTTAGGTGGCGAGAAGTAAGTCTAATAACCCAAAGTCACCCTCACTGTCAGTGGTCAAGCATTCCTTCATCTAAAACTAATGGCATATGGTCCTGCTCAAGGATGTTGCTAGAATACCCAATCATGCTGTGATTAGAATGAATCTTTAATTTCTGGACCACCAACATTATATATAATGGTCCAGATTGATGTATGCATATAATTATACCTACACTGTAGAATTGAAAATTAAGCTGAGCCGTTAGAGATTATTTTCCCGCTACCACGTGCCATCTGGACCATGAAGCATTTCAATTGATGGCAAGTCCTTCAAAGTCACATGTTGACCATTGAGTTCAAGGCATTTTTCTAAATAATTTATTGAATCTTTTTAGATTATTTAGGATAATTGAGTCTTATTTCTTGCATTTTTGCATTTTAGGTATTTATTAGGTATTTTTACCATTTTCATCTACCTTCTAAGAATAGCGCTATTGCGCATCATCTCAAGAGTGAGATCGTGCTATTATATATCTGATGCTTTTTCTTGTAAATTTACGTTAAGGTTGCAGCGTTGTCGTGCCAAAGTGGGTGAGATCGAGCTGCTCTATCTGTGAAATCTCATTGCGGGCAattcaatatttaatttttcttacGTCATTTTGGGCGTTGGATGAGATAACGTTTAACTGCAAACAAGTCACTTAAAACACGATTTATAACCTATTTTGATATATTATGCCATCAGAGCATATTGAAAACACTGTGGAGAGTCATTCTGAAGTCTTTGGATGCACTGCTAGGGCTTGTGTTGTGCTGGAGAttttttattcttcttctctttgGTTGTGATCATGAAAATCATGTTTGGCTTAACTCTTACGGTATTTGGGGTTGATGGATTCAGTTCTTTTGATTATGTTTTAACATTTTGGTTTGTTTATGACTTGTTAATTTCATCTACGAATTCATTCTCCCATTTATTTGAAACTTGAGTAGACCCAAGTTTCTTATTATTTCTTGCGTGATCAACGGATTGGTTAGGAATAAGGATCGGAGGAAGAGATGATCAGTTAAGTTTTTGCGGCTTAGACACACAGGAAAATCTAAATTTTGTTGGCATGAACTAGGAGCACTTTATCTTTGATTAGATAAGGTTAGGTTCTGAGAAAAttagtaataattaattaattataatgtTTGCTTAGTTAAGACATCATAGATAATGAACAAGTTCATAGGCAAATTGAGATTAATAAGGACATAACTATGAAGTAATGAAGTTATACCTCAGATACGCTTTTCTTATTGATTTCTTTTCGTTTAATTGTTATCGTTTATTTCTAATTTTCTGGAAGTGAACAAACAAATCCTTTTTAATCGTTCTAAGAGAGTAGCAAAGTTAATCAAAACTGGTGGTAATCCCACAATCTATATAATTCGATATCTTTTATTATTTCGAGGAACAACTTTGTACAATTGTAGAGAAGCTATTATCTCACATGATAAAATCCTTCCTGCAAAACTATTTTGAGTCTGCATAGAGATAAGAGAATctctaaaaaaaaacagagagagagaatgcATTGATATAAGATTTTTATATAGAATTGTGTTATTTAGTACAATAGATCACTTATTCATCCTAGCTACCACCATGTGTAGTCTCAGCAGCTTAATTTCCAGCAATGTTGAATATCTTGTGCAATCCTCTTAGCATCAATAGATGTACCAAGCAGGCCACGTTTAGAGAAACCCACGGCATACAATCCATTTTCACCTTTCCATCCATTTGGGAATCCTTCTTCCTCACAAAACATGTCTGTACCCTGGTAGCAAACAATTTCAAGCCCAAACCAACACATAATGTTAATTATATTTCACACATATCAATCATGATATTAATTTAGTGCCAAATCTATGCCAAATGAAGCACCTTTAGCCAAGAGGGTACATTGCTTTTGTAACCAGTTGCAAGAATGATGACATCAAAATTCTCTATTTTTCCATCAACAAACTCCACTTCGTGCTGTCTTACTAGTTTAATTCCCCGGCAAACCTATGAAAATATAATAAGATAATGTTGGAAACAATAAAACAGCAacaaatgtctttttttttttctttctttctttctctttttgagGGCCGAGCCTCGGCATAATGACAAGGGTACTCTTTGCGGTCATAAGTTTGATCGGTGGATAAGGCTCTAGAAAAAATGCAAGGTAAAACGGTTTACATTAAAACCTCAAAGTGGATTCCATCCCTCTCTAAACCTCGCGCATAAATGAAAAGCTTTACAAGGTTTGCACTTTTAAGATTAGAACATTGAATATGGTGAAAATCATTTTGGATTTGATAGAGGGTGGGAAGAATCTAACCTTAATTTTTCCACTTTTTATATGAGCAAGTGTCCCAACATCCAAAACTGGTGTCTTGCCTTCCAAGTCTTTGAGCTCCAGGGGGCCAATTTTAGGACGATCAAGTCCAAATTGTGCTGTGTTCCCCAGCATTAGATGTGACATTAGAAGTAAAAATTTATCCACAAGACATATGGGAAAGCACTTGAGTAAACTCAAAGATAAACCAAAAGTTGATTTACCAAACATATTCTGAGGCAAGATATGCACCTGCACTCAAAGAAAAAGATCACACATTGAAATTAAATATTGTGTTTTGTCATTTGTTTCGAATAATGCAAACATATATTCACACGCACTTCAAAATGAAAAGTGAGCGAAATTCTTATTATCGATTGAGTTGGAAATTCATTCAAGCTACGCTGACTGTACTCACCGTATCTCTTACCACAAGGGATGGGAGAGCATTATGGTTGCAGAGATCCAAACAAACCTCCATGCCTGAATTCCCACATCCAACCACCAGAACTTTCTTCCCACAAAACACACTGCCACTCTTATATGTGCTAGTGTGTAAAGTAGGCCCTTCAAACTCATCAATTCCTTCAATTTGTGGCACAACCTCCTCAGCATTCTCTCCTGTAGCAACTATCAGCCACTGACAAACATATTCTTCTGTCTCATCCATTTCAACACCTTGAGTCTTCACCCTCCAACATTCACATCTATGGTCAAAATTGGCACTGACCACTGTCTTGTTGAAAGCTGGTTTTATATCAAAATGATCAGCATAAGCCTTCAAGTAAGCCAAGAATTGTTGTTTGGATGGATAAGAGGGAAGGTTTTTAGGAAATGGCATGAGAGGAAGCTCACAGAATTGCTTTGGAAGATGAAGGCACAAACGGTCATAAGTCTTGAGCTGCCACATTGAAGCTAAGCAACTAGCTCTTTCAAGGATTTGGCTTGGAATGCCTTTTTCTTTAAGACATGCTGCTGCAGCTAGCCCGGATGGACCGGCACCTACTATGACCGGTCCCGGAACCCATGTAGGCCTTGTCATTTTAGCCATCTTAAACAGTGTGTTTGGATTTAAGCTAAAGATCGGCTTGAAAACACATTCAAGCCAACGGAAGTAAGATGTTTGCTTCAAGTTTGTTGCTTTAGAATTCGTGATTTTCGTTGAAGTTGTCTCGTAACGCATATGaattgaaaaccaaacataTACTTAACTGCTAATAATAATCATGGACACTTTTCCTTTCTAGTTCCTTCAAGTACTCCATGAACAACCAGTGAAGCAAGAAAAATGGGGGAAAGGTgtaaaatttcaagattttgtAGCCTGAATAAGCTTCAGGGGATGCACACAGTCATGACAAAGTGAAACCATAAAAGTTAATCACGTTTTCACTCGTCActcagtgcatgtttggaagtCCTTCTAGAATTGtttctgatgtaaaaaattATATGGGGGTGTGTatgaattgattctgagaaaggagaagtttcCATGCTATAAGTGCATATTTGGAAATGcttttataattgattctaaagttagAATCAACTTTGGTGAGAAATTTGTGAGTAACTTTTACTCATAGCTCTCCAGTCCTCAAGAAAGGACTGTCCTCAAGAAAGGACTGTACAGAAGAGAGGAAGTATGATTTGATATGAAGAACACTCACTGTGGTTTGCAAGGGCCTGATTTGCTTCAAACTGAGACTGGCAGTTTGAAGTAAGAACGATGGTTTTGTTAAATGGAGCACACAGCAGGAAGCAATGTATAGATCAGTCTTTGACACAAACACAGAAATTAATAGACAAGAAGATACTTAAAAGGGAGTTTTAT
This window harbors:
- the LOC130710021 gene encoding indole-3-pyruvate monooxygenase YUCCA2-like isoform X2, which produces MRYETTSTKITNSKATNLKQTSYFRWLECVFKPIFSLNPNTLFKMAKMTRPTWVPGPVIVGAGPSGLAAAACLKEKGIPSQILERASCLASMWQLKTYDRLCLHLPKQFCELPLMPFPKNLPSYPSKQQFLAYLKAYADHFDIKPAFNKTVVSANFDHRCECWRVKTQGVEMDETEEYVCQWLIVATGENAEEVVPQIEGIDEFEGPTLHTSTYKSGSVFCGKKVLVVGCGNSGMEVCLDLCNHNALPSLVVRDTVHILPQNMFAQFGLDRPKIGPLELKDLEGKTPVLDVGTLAHIKSGKIKVCRGIKLVRQHEVEFVDGKIENFDVIILATGYKSNVPSWLKGTDMFCEEEGFPNGWKGENGLYAVGFSKRGLLGTSIDAKRIAQDIQHCWKLSC
- the LOC130712082 gene encoding uncharacterized protein LOC130712082, yielding MLIRSSISNTKKLLQKTLQNFMSLFCQGYQKLPKTPPHNHFSCSVAATTVMNMELEKFYSDFTEQWDSEIEKTRRRTKKKAALPTPLAKQEENKVDNHESFISLNRTSPAKQRNEMEKIEECDDQENKRSLTHQRGKQKHSTFNSKMEEKLRELENLDMSNVDYVLDIEEVLHYYSRLTCPIYLEIVDKFFMEMYSEFLSGPVRPVTPSSVNSKMKLRSVKS
- the LOC130710021 gene encoding indole-3-pyruvate monooxygenase YUCCA2-like isoform X1, with the protein product MRYETTSTKITNSKATNLKQTSYFRWLECVFKPIFSLNPNTLFKMAKMTRPTWVPGPVIVGAGPSGLAAAACLKEKGIPSQILERASCLASMWQLKTYDRLCLHLPKQFCELPLMPFPKNLPSYPSKQQFLAYLKAYADHFDIKPAFNKTVVSANFDHRCECWRVKTQGVEMDETEEYVCQWLIVATGENAEEVVPQIEGIDEFEGPTLHTSTYKSGSVFCGKKVLVVGCGNSGMEVCLDLCNHNALPSLVVRDTVHILPQNMFGKSTFGLSLSLLKCFPICLVDKFLLLMSHLMLGNTAQFGLDRPKIGPLELKDLEGKTPVLDVGTLAHIKSGKIKVCRGIKLVRQHEVEFVDGKIENFDVIILATGYKSNVPSWLKGTDMFCEEEGFPNGWKGENGLYAVGFSKRGLLGTSIDAKRIAQDIQHCWKLSC